A window of Pelagicoccus enzymogenes genomic DNA:
GAAAGCTTCGTTCTCCGCGATCCGTCCGGCAAGACGGTTGCCTCCACCCCCAACCGCAAGTCCTCCTACCTAAGATCTGAATACATCGGACGCGGTTCTAGCAACGCGTTCTCCCTAGGCTCCGAGCTCCCCGGTTGGACGCTCCACCTCTACACCCAGCTCGACGGCAGCCTAACCAGAGTGATCACCAGCGCCGCAGGCATCGGCACCAGCGCCATCTTGCTTACTCTCGCATGCACCGGCCTTTGGCTCGTCTGGCAATCTCGGGCCAGCCAACTCGACGCAGCCCGCAAGGTGTCCTTCGTATCCAACGTTTCCCACGAGCTCAAGACTCCCTTAACCACCATACGCATGTACTCCGAGCTCCTCCAGAGCGGACGCGTCAAGGAAGACGAGAAACGTATCAGATACCTCGATACAATATCCGGGGAGAGCCAGCGCCTTACACGTCTCGTCAACAACGTGCTCGACTTCTCACGTCTCGATCGGAGAAAAGCCAAGCTCAACCTCGCCGCCCAAGCCATCGACCCCGTGCTTCAATCCTACCTTGACCTCCGCCAAGGCGACCTTTCCCGAGCAGGCTTCGCCCTCGAAACCGAATTGCAGCTCGGAGAGACGCCGCTCGTGTTCGATCGCGACGCCCTCTGCCAAATCGTGGGCAACCTCGTCGATAACTCGCTAAAGTACGCCAAGCAAGGAGCTTGGATCCGCATTCGCTCGCATCGAAACGCGAGCCACGCCTTCATCGAATTTTCAGACCAAGGCCCCGGACTGCCAAAGCACCTGCGAAAGAAAACCTTCCAAGCCTTCAAGCGCGGCGACGACTCCCTTACCGCGGAGAGCTCCGGCTTCGGTCTCGGCCTCAGCATCGCCCAAACCTTGGCCAATGAAATGGGCGCCAAACTCACATACCAACACCCAAAGACGAATCGCCTTCACCCCACCTTCGTCTTGGAGTTCCCTATCTCAGATTTCGAAAAATGAGCCAAAAACGAATCTTAGTCGCAGAGGACGATCCGCATATCCGTACCGGACTCGTGGATACACTCGAGAGCGAAGGCTATAAAGTCACGAGCGCTCACGACGGCAAGCAAGCCAGCAGCCTCCTCTCACAAGAGACATTCGACCTCGCCCTGCTTGACATCATGATGCCCGGCAAAGACGGCTACGCCCTCTGCCAAGAAGTTCGCGCCAAGTCCCCGCAAACCGCCATCGTTCTGCTCACTGCCAAAAGCCAAGAGATCGACAAAGTGCTCGGACTCAAGCTCGGGGCCGACGACTACATCACCAAACCCTTTGGCGTACAGGAACTGCTCGCCCGCCTCGAAGCCATTTTTCGACGCCTCGCAGCGCGCATCCCCGCCGATGACAAGACCTCCCTTCCAACTCAGCTAACCATCGGCCAAGCCGCCGCAAACCGTTCGACCTATAAACTTGAATACGAAGGCCGCGAAGCGCCCCTCACCGAGCGAGAGCTCAAGCTGCTCGAGCAATTCTACCTCCACCCCGGCGAAGTCCTCAACCGTAACACCCTACTCGATCGCGTATGGGGAATTGAATACTACGGCACTACCCGCACCCTCGACCAACACATTGCCCAGCTGCGGAAAAAGTTCGCCAAACTCGGCGCCGACGATCCCATCGAAACCGTGCACGGAGTCGGCTACCGCTCCAAGCGCTAGCCAACCTTCACTCTTCATCCTCGTAAAATGCTCATCCTCATAGCCGCCCAGTCCCTCGACGGTTTCATCGCTCGCCCTGATCGGGCTGGCACCGACTTCTGCAGCGAAGCGGATGCGAGCTTCCTGCGCGACACGCTCAAAAAATTCGATTCGCTCATCATGGGTCGCAAGACTTTCGAGACCCTTCGCGAACGCATCCTGAATTCGGATACTAAACGCTACCTTCGCAAAATCATAACGCGATCTCCCGCCGCCTACGCGGCCGACACCCGGCCGGACTTGGTCGAGTTCACCGACCAGCCCCCGATCGAAACGCTCTCAGAACTCGCTGGCCGCGGACGCAAAAAAACCGCCCTACTCGGCGGCGGCGAGATCTATACCCAATACCTGGAGGCCGGCGTGGTCGACGAGCTTTGGATCACCATCGAGCCCCTGCTTTTCGGAGGCGGTACCCCACTTCTCGGCAAAGCAAACGAGCGCCCTCTCAAGCTCCTCTCCCACCATCGGCTAAGCGACGAGACCCTGCTGCTTAAATACAAGCCCCTGTAGTCCACGGCGCTCGTTGTAAACCTTGAGCCAAGCCGAAAGGCGCCGTCCCGCGTCAATCGGATCAAAGAAAGTAACGGATTGTCTCGTCAGCAAGTTCCTCGAAACGCCGGGGCCTCGGAGATCCGATTTTCCGCGGACCTACTCGTCCATGTTATGCGTGTGAAACTCGTCGGAAAACATGCGCAGCAAGCTATCGAGCTCCTCGGTGATCTTCTCTGGACGATTCGCGACGCCCATCATTTTGCGCTCCCAAGTCGCCAGCGACATGGAAACCGTACGGTCCTTGGGACGTTCCAGCTGAGCCATCTCGCGCAACTCCAGCTTCACCATGTACAAATGGCTCGGCCCCTGCACATGGGCCACGTCGATCGCAACTTCCAGATAGGGCTGCCCCGGCATCACGTCCAACTCCATGGAGGAGAGCAGCCGCACGTCGAAATCCTCCAAAGACTTGAGGGCCTGCTTCTCAACGTCGTCGTAAGTCAGCTCAAAAACGTCCGACTGGATGTTCAGCTGGCGAATCTCCAATCCCACTCCCTGAAGGTTCGTGAGAACGCTGTCCATGTAGTCAGACGCTGCGCAAAAAAACGGGCTCGCTACGGCCACTGCCAAGATTTGGAAAATTCTCATAACACGTACCTTAATCGACGAGACAGCACGCTAGCTGAAATTCTCCCCAGCGCAGCAAAAAACAACACAAACCCTCGGGTATTCCCTAGGGCGCAATCAAGCGCCATCCTTGCATTCAGGCCATCGGATACGGCTTTACCCGCACCTTCGGCGGCAAATTCGCTTCCAATCCAGCCACCTTCCCCTTCTCTCACAGTTCGCATCCATGCAAATCGACGCCCGCAACCGCCAAGCTACCCTCAGCGTAGGAGAATTCTCCGCTTTCACGCCCTACGCGACTCCGGGCTTCGGCGGCGTTTCGGCCGCCTGGCGAGCCCAGCTCGGAACTGAATGGCATCAACGTATCCAAAGAGAATCCGCTGACGCCGGCGAAGGGATGCAAGACGAAGTCTCCCTTTCCGGAGCCCTCGCTTGGAGAAACTGGACCCTGCACCTCAGCGGCCGCATCGACCAGTTCAAGGCCTCCCCGACCGCGCCGCACCTTCGCGAAATCAAGACCCTTTCCGAGCCCGTTCCCCTCGACCGCGAGGCCATCCTCGAACGCTACCCCGCCTACCCGCTCCAGCTCCTCACCTACCGAGAGCTTCTCATCCAAGCAGGTAGGAGCGACCTGGGTCGCGACCCCGCTGCCGAGACTTTCCGACTTGAGCTCCTCTTCGTAGAAATCGGATCCGGCCTCACCCAATCCCTCGTTCTCGACAAAACCTACGACGGGCTCTTCGTCGACCATCTCGACACCCTTGTCGACTACCTCGAGGCCAAACAAGAACGTCTCGCCCGACTCCGCTCCCTCTCAGTGCGCCCCGCCTACGACACTCCACGTCCCGGCCAAGAGCACATCCAAACAGAGCTGGCCGAGGCCTTTTCCCAATCCCAGATCACTTTGCTGGAAGCTCCCACCGGTTACGGAAAAACGGGGGTTGCCTGGGAATACGCCGCTCGCCGCCTCGCCGCCGGCCAATGCGATCGCGTGCTCTACCTCACCTCCAAAAGCACCGGCCAAACCGAGGCCCTCACCCGCCTCAAAGCCCTTCTTTCCAAAGCCACCCTTTCAAAAAGCCCGGAAAGCGACTCCCGCAGTTCCGCCTCCCCCCCGGCCACTTTCTGGCACATTCGCAACAAGCAGGAACACTGCATCCACCACGAATTCCGCTGCTCCCGGCAAACCTGCCCCTACCTCGCCGAGCTGCACGAAAAATGGAAGCGCTCAGGCCTGCAGCGCCTCTACCTGCTCTCCCAAGACGAGCTCGACCTCGAGACCCTGCGGGCCGAAGGACGCGTCACCGGCATCTGCCCCTACGAGATCATGAGAGCCGGCCTCGGCCAGCGCGACATCTGGGTCGGCGACTACAATTACCTTTTCTCGCCCTCCTCCGCCCGTTTGCTCGCCGACCAAGCCGACTTCGACCCCGCCCGCACCTTCCTGATTGTCGACGAAGCCCACAACCTGCCGTCCCGAGTCGCCTCCGCCTACACCCACGAGTTCTCCGTCCACCCCGTCTACGCCGCCCTCGACGACCTCAACGCCAACAAGGCTCCCGCCGCCCTGCGCAACCACTTCAAAATCCTCGCCAACCTGCTCACCGCTGGAGGGAACAGCCCGACCCGGTCCGCAACAAGCGATTCAGAAGTCGATCCGGCCACCGAAGCCGATTTCCGCCACTCCATCGGCAAGGTCAGCGAATTGCTCAACAGCGAACCGCTTGCCTACGAGGAGTTGCAACCCGATACCCTCGAACTGCTTTTCCAAATCAGCTCCGCCCACGCCGGCCAGCTGCGAGGCGAACTCAAGCATCAACTTTGGTCACCCCATCCCGGGACCTTCCGCCTCGAGTGCATCGACGCCTCCAAGCTCATCCAGTCCCAGCTTTCCCAATACAACGGAGCCCTCTTCCTTTCCGCCACCCTCACCCCCCTAGAGTCCTACCTCGACGAAATCGGCCTAGAGCCGGGAGGTGGGACGGCCGCTCCGCGGGCGTCAACTCACCCCCAAATCAGCCACCTCACTCCGCCCGCTCCCTGGCGCAGCGAAGCCTACGACGTCGCCATCGACCTCCGCGTCGACACCCGCTTCAAATCGCGCCGTAACCACTTGCCCACTACCGCTGCTACAATCGCCCAAGCCGCAGAGTTCGCCGGCCCCACTATCGCCTTCTTCCCCAGCTACGCTTACGCCAAACAAGCTTACGAGCACCTGCAACTGAAGCACTCCGAGCTACGCGTCGCCCTGCAACCGAGAGCAGGCGGTAGCCTCGCCGACCGCAATGCGTACCTAGAGGAGACACTCGCCTTCCACGACGTGCTCATCCTCATCCTCGGCTCCTCCTACGCCGAAGGGGTCGACACCCTTGGCGGAAAAGCCGGAACTGCCATCGTAGTAAGCCCTGCCTTGCCCGAGATGAACTTCATCCAAGAAGCGAAACGCGAGCACCACGACAACCTGGGCCACAGCGGTTTCGAACGAGCCTACCTGCACCCCGGTATCCAAAAAGTGAATCAAGCCCTCGGCCGCCTCGTCCGCTCGCCCGAGCACAAGGTCAAAGCCCTCCTCCATTGCCAACGCTTCGCCGATCCCAAAACCAAGAGATTACTCGATCCCCTGTACCAGTCGAAAAGCTACATCCACGAAGAGAGCGACTTGAGGGAGTGGCTAAACAAGTAGGGCTGGCGCTCGCGCCACGCCGCGAAGCCTGAATCGGCACGTTGCGGCGCGGAGCAAGCGCCGACCCTACGATCCTTACAGACCTCGCTCTTCCACTTCCTCCTCGTCCCAGCCGAAATGGTGGCCGAGCTCGTGCAGGTAAGTCTTGCGGATTTCGTCCTCGTAATCGAGGCCCTCGTCTTCGCAATACCAGGCGATGGCGCCCATGTAGATAGCGATTACTCCGCTTTCATCCACGCTCCCGGAGTCGTCGCCGTAAGCGATGTATTCGCCTAACATATACATCGCTTCCGGATCGATATGCGGGGCGTTCGGATGGTAGCGCTTGAAGAGGCAAGGAACCTTCTCTGCCGCGGGACGGATTTCGTCCGGCAGCTCCGACATACACTCCGTCACCACGTCACGGGCGACGCGCTCTAGTTCTGGCCAATCGTATCGAGGAAGTTTCATGGAAAGGAAAGCAGGTAGGAGCGAGTTTACTCGCGATTCAATCGCTTTTTTCGCGACCAAGGTCGCTCCTACGAAACCAAAGCCTTAGTCCACGAAAATATCGCTGATCTGAACCTGGCGCAGCTCGCCATGCTGCTTGAGCGCTTCCATGTCGATGGCCGTCGAAGGGCCGAGAATGGAAATCATCTTGGGCTGCCCCTGAATCTCAGCATCGTAGAACTCGAAGAGGTCCTCCAATTCGCCCGCCATGATTCGTTCGTAGCGCGTTTCACGCGGGTCACCTTCGAGCCCCACCCGCTCCCAAGCCTTGACGGCGCCGAGAACGTCGCGGAAGCCGATCTTGGAAACGCGGAACTGGTTATCGAGCGACTCCTTCACCACACCAAAGCGGTCCTCGGATCGTGGCATATTATTCCAAAGATCGAGGTAGGCAGCCAGCGAATCGACCGTCTTGTCAGCCTGAGTACCGATAAAGCCCATCACCAGATTTTCTCCACCCTCGAAGCTGGAAACCAAGAAATGAGCCCAAACGGAGTAAGCCAAGGCCCGCGCTTCGCGCATTTCCTGGAAGACGATTCCGCCCATTCCGCCATAGAAATACTCGTTGAAGGTCTCGATCATGGGTCGCTCCGACTCGTCGTAAATGCCACCCGGAAACTCGATGCGAATCTGCGACTGGGCCGTCTCCCAGTCGACGTAAACGATCTCGTTCGACTTCGGCTCATGAAGCTTCGGCAAGACCGGAGCCGGGGCCGGCTTCAGGGCTCGCTTGGTCTTGGAAAGCTTCTTCAACTTTTTGGCAACGTCCTTGATCGGCATCTTTCCGACGTACAAATAATCGTGTTGGTATCCAGAAAGTAGATGCAACTGACTCATCAAATCTTCCACGCTTAGGGCCTTGATTTCCGTGGAGGAGAGCCCTGTCAAAAAGGGCGATTCTTCGCCGTAGCGCGTGTAGTTGCGCAACGCGTTGAAGATCATGCTCGGCTCCTTCATGGCATCTTGCTTCTGCTTCAGCTGGATTGCGACCAACTCTTTCAAAACATCTGCATTCCCTTGGGAATCCAGTAGCACTTCCTGGAACAGCGAAAGCGACTCGTCGAAATTTTGCTCCAAACCGCTCACGCTCAAAGTCGTGTTGTGGTCGCCAACCGAGAAACCGAAGTCCGCCCCTAAGGCATACCACGCTTTTTTAAGTTCCGGCGGGGAGAGCCTCGACGTACCGGACTTGTCCAACAAGGCGGCCGTCATTGGCAGCTCACGCATTTCTCGACTGCCCAGTTCGTAGACCTTGGACAATGCAAACAGATCGTTGGCTGGGTTCTCAACGTAGAAGAGACGCACTCCGTTGCCCAGCTTCATCACCTGATAGTCGTCGCCCTTCTTCAGAAACTCCGGCTCGATCGGGTCCGACTCCATTGCAAGCAACTCAGCCGCGAATTCCGAGCGCTTGCTGCGGTCGATGTCGATGGGATCGAATTCTGGCTTCGGCACCGTCGGCGGCGTGTAGTCTCCATCTTTTCGATACGCGGCTACATAGGGCTTGGAGAAATACTTGTTGGCCACGCGAACCAGGTCTTCCTTCGTCAACGCCGCCATGCGGTCGATCTCGTTGACCACATCCGCCCACTCTTTCTTCTCGCCGAAGGCGGTGCTGATGAGCCTCAACCTTCCCGCGTTAGTCTCCATGGCCAGCTTTTCGTTCTTCTCGAAATCCGTCACGATGGCCGAAAGGATCCATTCCTCGAATTCCCCATTCTTGAGGATTTCCAGCTGCTCCAGCAAAAGCGCTTCCACTTCCTCCAAGCTCTGCCCTTCCTTGGGAGCGCCGTAGAGGAACTGGCTGCCTGCGTCGTTGCGAATGTAAGGGAACGAGCCCGCTTGAGCCACGCGTTGCTGCTGGTTGAGGTTCAAATTGATCAAGCCCGCGTTCGCGTTGTCCAAGATCATATCGACCAGCTTAAGGGCCGGCTCGTCTTCATGGCCGGTGGGAGCTGTGTCGAATCCGATGATCACATTCTCCTGCCCGGGATAGGTAACGGTGACGGTCTTCTTTTCGGTGATGGGGGCAGGCATCGGACGGGTAAACTCTGGGATGTCTCCAGATTTCCACGACGAGAAATACTTATCGACTACCTCAATCGCCTCTTCCGCTTGGAAATCGCCGGAAAGCGCCACTGCCATGTTGTTGGCCACGTAGTGAGCATTGAAAAACTCATGGATCTTCTTGAGCGACGGCTTCTTGAGGTGCTCAACAGAGCCGAGAGCGGTTTGCGAACCGTAGGGATGTTCGCCATAGAGCAGCGAAAAGAGAGCTTCCTGGATCAAACGGTCCTTATTGTCCATGGAACGGTTCTTTTCCTCGTAAACGATTTCGAGCTCCGGCTGGAAGAGGCGGAAGACCGGATCCTTGAAACGATTCGACTCGAGCTTCGCCCATTGCTCGAGGCGGTTGGACGGCAATTCTTCGAGGTAGACTGTGCGGTCGGGAGCGGTGTAGGCGTTAATGCCCTGCCCGCCCAAGCTGGAGATCAACGTATCGAACTCGCTGGGGATCGCGTACTGGGCAGCCAGCTGCGACTCCTTGTTGATTTCCTGGTAAATGCGAGCCCTCTCTTCCGGGTCTTCTTCATGGAAGTGCTCCTCGTACAGCTCGGTGATACGTTCGATGTGCGGCTTCTCCTTCTCCCAGTCCGAGGTGCCGTATTCGGTGTTGCCCTTGAAAAGCAAATGTTCGAGGTAGTGGGCCAAGCCTGTCGCGTCCGCCGGATCGTCCTTGGAGCCCGCTCGCACCGTGATTTCGGAGCGGAAGGTCGGAGTTTCGTGATTCTCGGTCAGGTAAACCGTTAGCCCATTGTCCAACTCGTAGATGTGAACCTGCATGAGGTCGTCTTCGAGCGGCGCCTGCACCAGCTTGTAGCCGGCATGCAAGGAAAAGAGGGGAAGGAAGAGAAGAAGGGATAGGTAGGCGCTAAGGTGCTTTGATTTCATTCCTCGTTGGGTTGGCGTTTCAGTTTTTAAAATTAGCCTTTTCGGATTGAGAGTCGACTGTCCTCACTGCCAGGGACAGGTACGGCTGCGAGCAGTTTCTGAGAATACTCACTTTGCGGGTTGCCGATCACGTCTTTGGTCAATCCGTATTCGACGATCTTGCCACGACGCATGACAGCAGTTCGTTCCGCGATACGCTTTACCACGCTGAGATCATGCGAGATAAAGAGGTATGACAAGTTATGGCGTTCCTGAAGCTCCATCAACAGGTCAATGACCTGCGCCTGGATCGTTACGTCCAGAGCGCTGACTGCCTCATCCAGGATGATCAGCTGCGGGCGCAAAGACATGGCTCGAGCGATACAGATCCGTTGTCGCTGCCCTCCGCTGAACTCATGTGGATAGCGATAGATTTGGTCCGCGGAAAGTCCGACTTCTTCCATCAGGCGCACTGCGACATCCGCCTTCGACTTCCCCTCCAGCAATCGATGCTCCTCCATCCCCTCCGTTAGGATATCCAAAATCGTCATACGCGGATTCAAGGAGGAGAAAGGATCTTGAAACACGATCTGCATATCGCGGCGCAGGGTCTTGAGCTCCGCCATCTTCATGCCCACCAATTGCTGCCCTCGAAACGTCACCTTGCCGGAGAGAGCCTTTTCCAGCCCTAGGATCGTTCGCCCCAAAGTGCTTTTGCCGCTGCCCGATTCTCCTACCACAGCGAGAGTCTCCCCTTCCATGATCTCTAGGCTAACGTCATCGACCGCCTTGATGTGCCCCACCGTCCTAGAAAAGATCCCTTTCTTGATAGGGAACCAAGTCTTCAGATTTTCTACAGTCAAAATCGGTAGACTCAGGCCTTCACGGGCGATTGGCTCATCGGTAAGCCGCGGAACAGAGGAAAGCAACTTACGCGTGTATCCTTCTTTTGGCGACGCAAAAAGGTCTCTCAGCTTCCCTTCTTCGACCTTGCGAGATCTCTCCATGACCATCACCCGGTCACAGAGCTGCCAGATTACCCCCATGTCGTGAGTAATAAAGATGATCGAGCTGTCTTCGCTTTTGACCTGTAAAATCAATTCGAAGATTTGGCGCTGAGTCGTCACGTCAAGGGCCGTCGTCGGCTCGTCGGCGATGATGATCTTGGGATCCAGCATGAGGACGGAGGCAATCATCACGCGTTGCCTCATGCCCCCCGAAAACTCGAACGGGTAGGCTCCCATTCGCTCCTCTGGAGATGGAATTCCAACCTTTGCTAGCCACTCAATCGCTCTCTCTCGAGCTTCCTTCTTCGTGATGTCGAAATGCAGTTGCAGGGTCTCGACGAATTGATCCCCTATCGTCATCAAGGGCGAGAGAGCCGTCATCGGTTCCTGGAAAATGATGCCAATCTCCCGACCACGAATCTTGATTAGCTCGCTTATCGGCATCGACATCAAGTCACGTCCGTCGTAAACGGCAGAACCTCTGACTATTTTACCGACTGGAGCAGGGACCAAGCGCAGCAAGCTGAGGCCCGTAACCGATTTTCCACTACCAGACTCCCCAACAATCCCAAGTATCTCGTTCTTGTGCAGATCGAACGAGAGATCGTCGACAGCTCTCACCGTCGATTCATCTGTCTGGAATTCGATGGTCAAGTTTCTGACCGCGAGCATGACTTCTTGGCTAGCACTCATGACTCGTAATGCGTGTTGGCTCTTGGGTCGAAGGCGGAGCGAACGCCTTCTCCAATGAAGACACCCAGCAAACCGACTAGGAACAATGCAAGGAAAGGAAATAGCACAAGCCACCAAGCGTAGCTAAACTCTTGGGCTTGCGCGAACATCTCTCCCCAACTCGGCGTCGGAGCCGGCAAACCGAACCCCAAGTAATCCAAGGCGGAAAGGGCTCCGATCGCTGACACCAAGGAGAAGGGGAAAAAGGTAATCACGGGAACCATCGAATTCGGCAAAATGTGCCGCAGAATAATCTTTCTCGAGGGGAGTCCTAAACAAGTCGCTGCTTCGACGAAGGGTTGTTTGCGGAGCTTCAGGAATTCGCCGCGGATGTAGTAGGATATTCCGATCCAGCTGAAGAGGGCATAAACGACCAGCAGGAGCCCAAAGCTCTGCCCAAACACAGAGCCGAGTAAAATCATAACGTAAAGGAACGGCAGCGCCTCCCATATCTCGATCGAACGCTGGCCAAGCAAATCGACCTTGCCGCCATAGTATCCTTGAACGGCTCCCGCGGCGATCCCGAGGAGCATCGAAGCCGCCACCAGCAAAATACCAAAATTCATGGAGATGCGCATCGCATGTATCAAACGAGAGAATACATCCCTTCCAGAGCTATCGAGACCCATCCAATGATTCTCGGTCGGGCGAAACGGGAAGAAGACATCCTCCTTTTCGAAATCGACCTCGTAGCTCTTCCCTTCGATATCCAGCGATATCGGTTGAATGCGACGCGTCATCCGCTCGTTGGCCTTCTCCTCGATAAGGTTGCGCGTCTCGTCATTCAGTTTGCTCCATAGCGTACTCGATCTCTCGATACGCCCCTCACCCTCGTGATCGACGTAACGCAGCACCTCTCGCTTCGACACGTTCACTTCCTCTCTCAAAGTTACCCTGACCGTTCGCGGGGGTCGCGAGCGCGGTTCGTAGGGCGAAAGCGCAAGCTCAACTACAATGCCGGATGCGAGCTCAACCTTCTCGCTAAATGCCGGTAGAACACTTTCGTTGGCAAGCCGCCCTTTGACAGCAGACTCGAACCCGGGCGAGACCGCGAAC
This region includes:
- a CDS encoding sensor histidine kinase; translated protein: MPKKPRVVLPLLLLASTTLAIGAIVYGLLWREANRLHEANLLAANNQAATVVENVALTVGEIKTAVMESLLSFEGPNFSPQLSAWQQRDPFVTFAFSWSNANPENVSLLPQDKQLEPHFGSLIRPEAKSWIWEAPVPSRFADAETASDEADDPLAPAPSSYNFSSNSTLRQEIRSQSQRTAQVAKSSFGKAKEVWISDSTQWIHSSKDGESYWIGIASWNKQQAITGAAIRMGDLASVLQRSFPNELAPNIESFVLRDPSGKTVASTPNRKSSYLRSEYIGRGSSNAFSLGSELPGWTLHLYTQLDGSLTRVITSAAGIGTSAILLTLACTGLWLVWQSRASQLDAARKVSFVSNVSHELKTPLTTIRMYSELLQSGRVKEDEKRIRYLDTISGESQRLTRLVNNVLDFSRLDRRKAKLNLAAQAIDPVLQSYLDLRQGDLSRAGFALETELQLGETPLVFDRDALCQIVGNLVDNSLKYAKQGAWIRIRSHRNASHAFIEFSDQGPGLPKHLRKKTFQAFKRGDDSLTAESSGFGLGLSIAQTLANEMGAKLTYQHPKTNRLHPTFVLEFPISDFEK
- a CDS encoding response regulator transcription factor; translated protein: MSQKRILVAEDDPHIRTGLVDTLESEGYKVTSAHDGKQASSLLSQETFDLALLDIMMPGKDGYALCQEVRAKSPQTAIVLLTAKSQEIDKVLGLKLGADDYITKPFGVQELLARLEAIFRRLAARIPADDKTSLPTQLTIGQAAANRSTYKLEYEGREAPLTERELKLLEQFYLHPGEVLNRNTLLDRVWGIEYYGTTRTLDQHIAQLRKKFAKLGADDPIETVHGVGYRSKR
- a CDS encoding dihydrofolate reductase family protein, whose protein sequence is MLILIAAQSLDGFIARPDRAGTDFCSEADASFLRDTLKKFDSLIMGRKTFETLRERILNSDTKRYLRKIITRSPAAYAADTRPDLVEFTDQPPIETLSELAGRGRKKTALLGGGEIYTQYLEAGVVDELWITIEPLLFGGGTPLLGKANERPLKLLSHHRLSDETLLLKYKPL
- a CDS encoding ATP-dependent DNA helicase, with product MQIDARNRQATLSVGEFSAFTPYATPGFGGVSAAWRAQLGTEWHQRIQRESADAGEGMQDEVSLSGALAWRNWTLHLSGRIDQFKASPTAPHLREIKTLSEPVPLDREAILERYPAYPLQLLTYRELLIQAGRSDLGRDPAAETFRLELLFVEIGSGLTQSLVLDKTYDGLFVDHLDTLVDYLEAKQERLARLRSLSVRPAYDTPRPGQEHIQTELAEAFSQSQITLLEAPTGYGKTGVAWEYAARRLAAGQCDRVLYLTSKSTGQTEALTRLKALLSKATLSKSPESDSRSSASPPATFWHIRNKQEHCIHHEFRCSRQTCPYLAELHEKWKRSGLQRLYLLSQDELDLETLRAEGRVTGICPYEIMRAGLGQRDIWVGDYNYLFSPSSARLLADQADFDPARTFLIVDEAHNLPSRVASAYTHEFSVHPVYAALDDLNANKAPAALRNHFKILANLLTAGGNSPTRSATSDSEVDPATEADFRHSIGKVSELLNSEPLAYEELQPDTLELLFQISSAHAGQLRGELKHQLWSPHPGTFRLECIDASKLIQSQLSQYNGALFLSATLTPLESYLDEIGLEPGGGTAAPRASTHPQISHLTPPAPWRSEAYDVAIDLRVDTRFKSRRNHLPTTAATIAQAAEFAGPTIAFFPSYAYAKQAYEHLQLKHSELRVALQPRAGGSLADRNAYLEETLAFHDVLILILGSSYAEGVDTLGGKAGTAIVVSPALPEMNFIQEAKREHHDNLGHSGFERAYLHPGIQKVNQALGRLVRSPEHKVKALLHCQRFADPKTKRLLDPLYQSKSYIHEESDLREWLNK
- a CDS encoding metallopeptidase family protein; this encodes MKLPRYDWPELERVARDVVTECMSELPDEIRPAAEKVPCLFKRYHPNAPHIDPEAMYMLGEYIAYGDDSGSVDESGVIAIYMGAIAWYCEDEGLDYEDEIRKTYLHELGHHFGWDEEEVEERGL
- a CDS encoding M16 family metallopeptidase — protein: MKSKHLSAYLSLLLFLPLFSLHAGYKLVQAPLEDDLMQVHIYELDNGLTVYLTENHETPTFRSEITVRAGSKDDPADATGLAHYLEHLLFKGNTEYGTSDWEKEKPHIERITELYEEHFHEEDPEERARIYQEINKESQLAAQYAIPSEFDTLISSLGGQGINAYTAPDRTVYLEELPSNRLEQWAKLESNRFKDPVFRLFQPELEIVYEEKNRSMDNKDRLIQEALFSLLYGEHPYGSQTALGSVEHLKKPSLKKIHEFFNAHYVANNMAVALSGDFQAEEAIEVVDKYFSSWKSGDIPEFTRPMPAPITEKKTVTVTYPGQENVIIGFDTAPTGHEDEPALKLVDMILDNANAGLINLNLNQQQRVAQAGSFPYIRNDAGSQFLYGAPKEGQSLEEVEALLLEQLEILKNGEFEEWILSAIVTDFEKNEKLAMETNAGRLRLISTAFGEKKEWADVVNEIDRMAALTKEDLVRVANKYFSKPYVAAYRKDGDYTPPTVPKPEFDPIDIDRSKRSEFAAELLAMESDPIEPEFLKKGDDYQVMKLGNGVRLFYVENPANDLFALSKVYELGSREMRELPMTAALLDKSGTSRLSPPELKKAWYALGADFGFSVGDHNTTLSVSGLEQNFDESLSLFQEVLLDSQGNADVLKELVAIQLKQKQDAMKEPSMIFNALRNYTRYGEESPFLTGLSSTEIKALSVEDLMSQLHLLSGYQHDYLYVGKMPIKDVAKKLKKLSKTKRALKPAPAPVLPKLHEPKSNEIVYVDWETAQSQIRIEFPGGIYDESERPMIETFNEYFYGGMGGIVFQEMREARALAYSVWAHFLVSSFEGGENLVMGFIGTQADKTVDSLAAYLDLWNNMPRSEDRFGVVKESLDNQFRVSKIGFRDVLGAVKAWERVGLEGDPRETRYERIMAGELEDLFEFYDAEIQGQPKMISILGPSTAIDMEALKQHGELRQVQISDIFVD
- a CDS encoding ABC transporter ATP-binding protein, with protein sequence MSASQEVMLAVRNLTIEFQTDESTVRAVDDLSFDLHKNEILGIVGESGSGKSVTGLSLLRLVPAPVGKIVRGSAVYDGRDLMSMPISELIKIRGREIGIIFQEPMTALSPLMTIGDQFVETLQLHFDITKKEARERAIEWLAKVGIPSPEERMGAYPFEFSGGMRQRVMIASVLMLDPKIIIADEPTTALDVTTQRQIFELILQVKSEDSSIIFITHDMGVIWQLCDRVMVMERSRKVEEGKLRDLFASPKEGYTRKLLSSVPRLTDEPIAREGLSLPILTVENLKTWFPIKKGIFSRTVGHIKAVDDVSLEIMEGETLAVVGESGSGKSTLGRTILGLEKALSGKVTFRGQQLVGMKMAELKTLRRDMQIVFQDPFSSLNPRMTILDILTEGMEEHRLLEGKSKADVAVRLMEEVGLSADQIYRYPHEFSGGQRQRICIARAMSLRPQLIILDEAVSALDVTIQAQVIDLLMELQERHNLSYLFISHDLSVVKRIAERTAVMRRGKIVEYGLTKDVIGNPQSEYSQKLLAAVPVPGSEDSRLSIRKG